DNA sequence from the Bacteroidota bacterium genome:
TATATTTTATATACTCTTTTAGTAGAACTCCATTCATGTCCATTATTTGAATTATAACCTCTGATATTTTGGAAATACTATAATCAACAGTAAATAAACCTTTTGATGGATTAGGGTGAATACTGAAATTATCTTTGAATTTTTCATTTACTATTTTTAATTCATTATTATTACTTATTGACATACTATCAGTTTTTGAAACAGTTATATTTGAAAATTTTTCAAAATGATCGTTTAAATGTACAATTTCAGGTTTGTGAATATTAGTACTTTCCCTGTTGTTAAAAGATCTATTTATATTTGGACATGGAATTATCACAGCAGTAA
Encoded proteins:
- a CDS encoding T9SS type A sorting domain-containing protein, with amino-acid sequence MSISNNNELKIVNEKFKDNFSIHPNPSKGLFTVDYSISKISEVIIQIMDMNGVLLKEYIKYNNPGNYSEHFDISQLSSGIYLCSIKTSTFTKTIKLIIY